The sequence below is a genomic window from Setaria italica strain Yugu1 chromosome IV, Setaria_italica_v2.0, whole genome shotgun sequence.
GGGAGTACCGCCTTGGGGACTACTCCGGCTGGCTGCAGGCGCAGGTCGCCGCGCCGGAGACGTGGCGGCGCGTCGAGAGCTGCCTCTCCGAGGCGCGTGTCTGCGGCGTCCGGCCGTTTGACGGCGCCGTGGGGCGAGACGCCATGGAATTCTACAAGCAACACCTCTCGCCCATCCAGGTACACTGTGATCGAGATCAATATTTCTGGCAGAAGTGAAAGGATCGTGAATGCGCGAGAGTTTGATACGTGTTCTTGCAGTCTGGTTGCTGCAAGCCGCCGACGCGGTGCGGGTTCCGGCACGTGAACGCCACGTTCTGGGCGGCCCCGAAGTCGGGGTCGTCTCCATcagcggcgccggccggcgacggtgaCTGCCGGGCATGGAGCAACGACGTGCAGGTGCTGTGCTTCGAGTGCGAGGCGTGCAAGGCCGGCGTGCTGGAGACTGTCAAGACCAAGTGGAAGGCGGTCGCGATCGTGAACGTTgccctcctcgtgctcctcatcGTCGTCTACACGCTCGGGTGCTGCGCCCTGCGCGGCAACGGCGGCAGCCGGTACTCCAAACGCTGCGGTGCTGACGAAACCTGAGCCAGCGATCGAATTGAGAGTTGGTCTAGAAACTCAAGATGCTGATCTGGATTCTGGAGTTCGAGTGTGACGACGGGCCGGGTACAGTACATCTACATGTCAGGAGTGAGCGATGAGATTGAGTGCTGAGGTGAAGGTGTATTAGGAGTTTACGTATTGTAAATTGGAAAgcctttttttcttgtttgttaACCGCCGGGAAAACGTAGATAGAAATAGAAACGGTGTTCCAATGGGTTTGTAGTAGTTCCACTACATATACCACCGCTACACTGGTCATGTCTCCAGTTATGTACTGCCACCGTCTCAAATTGTaaattgttttgacttttttagatgtATAGTATTTACAATATCTAAACATAacctatatctagatgtatagcaAAGGCTACGActataaaaatcaaaacgacttacaattataaatggagggagtacatgataAAGGTGGAAGAGGATCCATTGGGTGGAAGAGGATCCATTGAGAGACTCCCGTCTCATCGATACGTGGAGCAGCCATGGCCAAATTTCAAGAGAAAGATAAATTTCACCGAGATCATTAAACTTGTCACACTTTCTAACTGTCTCTATATTCCTAAAATGCATTTATTTATTTAGGAAAACTTTTATAATTTGTTTTAAACTTTTAGGATTTGAAACCAAGTTCAAATCTCACTCAAATTTGGTCCAAAATTATGATTTATTATTtttaaagtttttattttaaCACATTCATTTAGtacttgattttgttttagAGATCAAAAAGGGGATTTGAAAACCATTTGACCTTTGCTCCAAAATTTCCAAAGAGAGTCACAAAAATAACTTTGACGCTCAGTTACAACATTTGAAAAAATaacatagaaaataaaaaatcataATTTTTGATCAAGTTTCAATGCGATTCAAACTTGGTTTGGAacacaaaaaaattgaaatgaatgGCAAAAGGAAATCTTAAATGAATGACTACATTTTGGGAGTATAGAAAATGGATGAGAGTGTTGGACAAGTTGAAGGATGTTACTATGCATTTTGGGAGTATCCAGATCAGGTTGAGAACGTGGAACAAGCTAAGTTTAAAGACTGTTagtatgcattttgagagtacaaCCGGCATGAGGACATGAGAGACATTTGAGGACTCCTGGTGAAATATCCTTGACAAATCGACGGTACCAATTGAAAGAGTTCGTAGCAATAATAAAAATCGAAAATATGATTGCCTTAGTCTTATGTGTCCTTAGAGAAAAGGTGCCCTTGATCTTTTTCGCTTCTTTTGCCTCGCAATCTTCTAATGACAACTGTGTTAATAAATTGCAAACTTGTGTGCACTAAGAAAGATAAAAGGCACGCATATACACAGTGTGGAAGATAGTAGCTAGCTATACTTTCAACTTCTGATCCAAGTATATAAACGTGCGCGATTGAGGACCTTTCTGAATTGAAGAAACAGCGCAGCTAAGGCTCCCTTAGGTTGGGCTTCCAAACCTGCTTTTGTttttgcaaaagtcaaaagccaaccaaaggggtaAAGCCCCATATGTGTTTTTGCTCAAAAACAACTTTCACTCTAGTACAAATCTAAAAGCAGGTTCCCCCAGCTTTCACCTACTTTTGGGCAaagaaattacccacctgccagtTATGGAGGATACCGAATCGTTTTCCCCTTCTATTCCCGTCCGTGACCCTTCCCGTCAACCGCACCCGGCTGTTGCCCCAGCCGGCCCGCCGCACCCGGCCGCCACCCCCACCCAGCTGTTGCCCCAGCCAGAGGAGCCTCCGCCCTCCGCCTCAAGCTTCCGCTAGTGCATGCCTCCGCCCCATGCCTGGCCACTGCCACCGAGCTCACCGCAAGCTCGGCACCTGTGCATGCCCCCGCTGCCCCCGACTCCCCGCCAGCCCCGTGCGTTGCCGCACCACCGTCGTCAGGCGTAAGCCACTGTTGATGcccgggcgccgccgctcccacgcACCATTCGCCACACGGGCTCTAAGCACTGCCTATCGCCCGAGCTCTAGCGCTGCTCGTCCTACCCTGCTGCCATGTTCCACCACTCGGACGCCATTCCCACACCCGTGGGCCTGCTGATGTGCTTCACCGGCGTGCGGCCCGATGGTGTTGCTGGCTTGCGCCGCTGTCACAGGAGATGAGGAGGAAGGAGCAAAACATAAAATTTCGAAAATGTTGGTCATTgatttgaaaaatgttgaaactgtTCTTTTGGAATGTTGGAATAGAAggtaaaaaatgttgaatgtagtatATTTTTTACAAAATATTGATAAGtgttttagaaaatgttgaaactaCCAGTTTCAAATGTTGATCTAGTTTTCCAAAAATGTTATGTTGAGGGATGGCATCATTGTATAAGTCTTTTGatggatattgttctatttatgtAGACCAATCACTTTGATGGATGAAAAACGTAGAAAatttcctttctaaaatagtcatttacatgCAAATTAGTGAACACATTGCTTtattacgagcaatttgcatataaacaaacCCTCATACTtttaggggcattacaggtatttctaaCACAACCTACAATttcacagctgctctaaccaaacggccTTCTACTTTTCCACAGCTgttttctcacagctgcttttctacAGCCCACAGctacttttccaaaagccaTAGCCTAACGAAACATGGCCTAAGATCTGGTATGAATACTGTTTATTTATGTGGTTTGTAAGAGCCAGCTAAGGATAGAGTAGATCCGCACCGGGGATCCCACTCAGGTGCTCCATGTGCTTGAGGTACTCccgtactccatgttaaaagaACCTATCAaaacatgcatgaaaaattcaacgaaaGATATGTATGGATACACAATGCAACGATGTATGTTCATCCAAAATTTGACGTTGAACAAAATTTTGtgcaaggagaaaaaaaaagcaaaatcaGCTTGTAATTGGGTCGGATGCACTGTTCATCTAGACCCACGCCCCGCATCTATTCATATGCTGGTTTGTCTTTTTTATGGTGACTAGGATCATGTCCTTGTGTTGCTGCGAACCATAAAATATTTACATTTACATTACAATATATGAACCACTAAATAAGACAATAACATCCTAAAAATAAGCatgaatattaaaaaatatttaatctAAGAAAATAGTTAATAAATTAAACAAAGCTTGACACATAATGTAATCTTGTAGAGATAAAAGCTTTTAACTCATGGCTTACTGTAAAGCAATATAGACAACTCATAACATAACCCAAATAGCATACTCATAAATACAATAGATAATATTTATAATAGTAAGTTACAGTAACAAGACAACATTTGCTCACAATTTACAGTGTTCAAACCGGTCGACAAACTGATTCAAACACAATTTATCACGTTACATGGCCTTTCCATTGCATTTTCTATGTACAAAATAAAGCTTCTCTTTTATCAAATAAATAATGGGAGATGCCTGATCTCTAATGGGCTATTGAAGTTCTCTCCACAGAACTTTTGCAAGCAGACAGATTCAGGTTATCAGCTAAAGCTTCAAAATATTACCCAGATGTATCTCAATCTATCCATCCGAAATTCAATATTTAAATTGCAGTCCAAAGAATGTGGAAAAGGGTCAGCTTCGGTTAACAAGAAAATAGGATATTAGTCATAAACTACTAAAGGAAATATTATCTCAGGGGTCTAAATTCATATTTTACTACATAGTCCACACATGAAAAAGGCAAGGCTTGCGTTTGTAAAGGGCTAACTATCCTGCTCTTGCAAAGATGACTCACACATGAAGCATGTATTGAGATGCTGGAAATAAGCAATTGGTTCTACAATATGTTGTAATCAATCACACCTGGGACAGACAAAGAGAACAGTTCAAATTAATGTCAACAGCAAGCAACATGGATTCCAAGCAACATGGATTCCGACCATATGTGCATCTACAAAATTGGTCACCAGCTTACCAGAAATAAAGTGTAATTACCTAGCCAATGTTATTTAAGCTGAAACTAAACAACAGTAAGGAGGTAATCTAGGTTATAATGTTATAATAGAATCGCGTAAATAGACAGTCTCCCGATATCATGAAAATCTTTCAAGTTTCTAGATTTTACTTTAACTTGGTGCATATAAAAATATAggaaaagtgtatttttcatccctcaagtattgcaaaagaGTGACATTCATCCATCATATTTCATTTTgtgcaaatcaaccccttaactaactaaatcaTGCATTTATCATATCTaccttagtttaacaatggTTTAGTGCCATCTAACGGCGATTTATGCCACATATCATATGTCTAATCCCTGCTTAGCAATATAATATATGAGTTGAAGATGTATCGAAGATAtaaccccccaaaaaaaattagtaaaTCCTCTAAATTGCATATATTATAAAAATTTTATCAGAAAAATTAACGGAACCGATTCGCACTGAATTGTTATAGCGATCGACTCAATATTAGATGTGCTAAGCAGTGATTAGTAAGATGATTACATGGTCTAAACCATTGTTATATGACACTAAAccattgttaaactaaggtggggatgataaatgcaccggTTTAATTAGTTAAGGAGTTGATTTGCATcaaatgaaacatgagggatgaatatcacacttttgcaatacttgagggatgaaaaatgcactttttcctaaaaatatcCACGGAGGCATGATTAGTAAATGTTATTTCTGGATGTCTAAAATACTAAGCATATAGTATATGCTTAATCATAACATGGAAATATTTCATGTGCTTACGTAGAATAAAAAATGAACACCGCCTCGGGTTTGTCCATTGCTAAATTTCATTTGACCAAATTACTGAAGTTATATCTAATACTGAACTGGATCACATGGATACTGTCTCTCCATAAATAAGCAGTCTCATAGTTTCATGTTTTAAAAAATTAGCAGGCATATACCCTCTAAATTACCGCATCCATAATCAACCAGGATTCAGACCATATATATCCCAACACTAATAATCATAGCAGGTTGGATATTGTCATTGAACATGTGCCTGGAAGTCTGAATCCAGTGACACATTGGTGGCCTTGATGCTCCCATAGATTATCTGAGGTGTTGCATGTTCATGAAGATACCTGTGAGAAAGCCATTGTCAGTGATGTCTGACAGTGTTTATCAAAAGCAACAAAGTATAAATTATCAGTGCTATTCTGTTATGAGCAAAGATAATAAGACCGTTTACTGACAAGAGAGCCCGAGCAGCACCAATGGCAATAGATGCTGTCCTCCGCCAATCAAGGAGACACTCCGCTGAGTTTGCCATATAGTCATACACCAGCATGCGTTCAGGTCCATCCGCACAATATCCACGGAAACTCAGGAGGTTTATGAGTCTTATTCTTCCCAAGATCTCGACTTCTGAAGCAAATTCCACTTATGTGCCATTCTTTGTATTCTTTAACGTCTTGACAGCAATCTGCATAATAAGAGATTGGCAAAGTCAATCAGTAGGTTGCATGGAGTTCGTTGTAGTTTTATATATTAAAACTGGGTAGCAACAATAATGTATGGAACAGCACGTCATTACAATTTTTCCCAGTCACTAAATTTGCATCAATTGGACACAAGTACGCATAAAAAAGACAAAAGGTACAAACAGAACAAACTATACTTAAGAGATGGTTGTTCATTTGTCGATCTAACATTATACTAACCCTCTCCACGATGCTAGACATCTTTTTTTGTTTACTCCCCTATGAAAACATATCCTACCTACCTAATAATAACACAATCAAAGATCAATGTCCCAAAAATAATCAAGAAAAGTTAACCGATAGCAGTTGCTAGACTATTTAGTGAGACAGGTACCGATAAAATTTGCAAAACTGTGCATAATAATTGTGATCGGCCCAGCTGAAAAGCAAGAATTTAAAAGCAATAAAGTTGAAAATGTTTTAAAAAATTTAGTTCACAGCAAGGACCAAGATGTACAGAGCAGAAACCTGAGAGCCATCCCAAACTTGTCCCCAATACACACTCCCAAGAGGCCCTTCTCTAATCTTGTTATCGTAATTGAAGTTGTTTGTTGCCGATCGAAGCTCCCTCAACGAGAACACCCACCTCAATGATCCGCTCCCTTCGTCAGACCTGGCAAACCAAAGCCACCAAACACACGATaagctacaagcctacaaccAATTAATCTTCCAAGTAGAACCTATAGAATCAACTCATATCCAATTCCACTGATACAAATCCCCTTCTGTTGTTATGAACAACGTATagaaatatgaagtaaagaatcaagccacagaggagacacacgatttaacaTGGAAAACCCCTCCaatgtgaaggggaaaaaccacgggcaccagccagcaacaatctcactatctcaagagttttgggttacacgcctatggcggcttacaagagaatcaagTCTCCACGAAACCCTCCGCTCCGTCAGAAGCCCAGCCtatttcctggagtgaatttggaacaactccaacaaactccaccttgagacaaattcatcttgtatcatAAATCAACCCTTCATCCTGAACATAACAAAGATAGAAAACCACTGgtgccaacaatagtctcttggaCTATCCAATTAAACCAACTAAGCTTGAGCACAGCTCAAACTTAGCAACAGGAACAGGTTTTGTCATCATATCAGCAGGATTATCATGAGTACTaatcttgcataccttcagcttaccttcttcaatcacatcacgcacaaaatgatacttgatATCTATGTGCTTAGTTCTCTCATGGAACATCTGATCTTTAGTGaggtaaattgcactttgactgtcacaatgcaaacttatgcaagattcaactccacaaagctcagcgtacaaacctttcagccaaattaattctttgcacgcttcacaaatagccatatattctgcttcagtagtaGACAAGGCAACAACTGACTGTAAAGTAGCCCTccaactcacagcacaactgccaacAGTAAACACATAACCTGTAAGTGATCTTCGCCTGtccagatcagcagcataatCAGAATCCACATAGCCAATAAGACCCTTatcagttcttccaaactttaaacAGGAATCTGCTGTGCCTCTGAGGTACCTGAAAATTCACTAAACtgccctccaatgttctttgccaggattagacatatatctactaacaaGACTCATAGCATATGATAAATCTGGacgagagcaaaccatggcatacatcaaagacCCAACAGCTCTAGAATAAGGAACCCTTGACATGTATTCAATCTCTGCATCTGTACTAGGACACTGAGCAGCTGACAACTTAAAGTGAGGTGCAATAGGGGTACTAACAGCTTTAGCATTTTGCATGTTGAAACGctgaagaactttcttgatataattTTGTTGACTAAGAAATAGCAAACTAGATTTTCTGTCTCtactaatttccataccaagaattttcttagcactaccaagatctttcatatcaaaatcactactcaatagcttctttaactTAGTGATTTCAatcttactcttggcagcaatcagcatatcatcaacatataacagcaaatatataggtgatccattaacatgcttgatgtaaacacagctatcatacttagatcttttaaaactgtgtgataacataaatgaatcaaacctcttgttccactgacgaggggactgtttcaaaccatacaaggatctcttcaacttgcacacatatttttccttgccaggcactatgaacccttctggttggtccatgtatatgtcctcctcaagctctccatgcaaaaacgcagtcttcacatctaactgctcaaactcaagatcatgtgaagcaacaataCTAAGGAAAGTACAAattgaactgtgttttaccactggagagaaaacatcattgtagtcaacACCCGGAATTTGACTGTAGCCTTTAGCAATTAACCTTGCCTTATACTTTGGAGGCTCGCTTGgagataaaccctcctttctcttgaagatccatttgcagctGATGGTCTTCTTATtcttaggcaaaggtacaagctcccatgtactgttcttctcaaGAGACTGCATCTCCTCATGCATACGAATGCATCTCCCTATCCCAATTCCTACTCTTTNNNNNNNNNNNNNNNNNNNNNNNNNNNNNNNNNNNNNNNNNNNNNNNNNNNNNNNNNNNNNNNNNNNNNNNNNNNNNNNNNNNNNNNNNNNNNNNNNNNNNNNNNNNNNNNNNNNNNNNNNNNNNNNNNNNNNNNNNNNNNNNNNNNNNNNNNNNNNNNNNNNCACCACTGAGTTAGTGATTTTGCTGAACACCATAAAGAGCATTATCCTCAGCAACATCATTATCATGGTCACCATGCTCATCAACAGGCTCCACCTGCACACCTGTATCATCATCAACATGCTCCACCTGCATGCGCATACGCTGCAGCTCTTTTTCTGGAACATGATCTGAGGGCAAACTGTCagtaaacatcacagattcattgaaaaCAACACTCCTGCTCATAAAAGTCTTTCCTGTTTCAGGATTCCACAATTTATAGCCTTTGACTCCCGAACTataaccaaggaaaagacaCTTAACAGCTCTAGGCTctaattttccattatcaacatgagcataagcagtgcatccaaaaactttcaactgtgaataatcagcaggcgtaccagaccatacctcaatgggagttcttttatttagtggaatagaaggcgacCTGTTTATTAAGTAACAGGCAGTAttagcagcttcagcccaaaaacgCTTGCTCATCCTAGCATTAGACATCATGCAAcgggccttggatatgatggttctgttcatgcgttcggccacaccattTTTTTGTGGAGTATTGGGTATGGTGTGATGCCTAACAATGCCTTCCgatctgcaataatcattaaattcacgcgaacaaaattctccaccattatcagtACGAAGCAATTTTACCTTCCTTTCAGCTTGCCTTTCTATCATTACTTTCCAGTCCTTAAGAGCAGCAAAAgtatcatctttctgtttcagaaaataaggccaaacccttctagagtaatcatcaataattgtAAGCATGTAACGAGCACCACCAAGTGAGGACTTACGGGAAGGGCCCCATAAATCAGCATGAACATAATCAAGAGTACCTTTAGTGGTGTGAACAGAAGTGTTGAAATGTACCCTTTTATGCTTCCCGAAAATACAATGCTCACAAAACTTTATTTTACTCGAAGTGCAACCATCCAGCAGGTTTCTCTTCATCAATTCTGCCATACCATGGTGACTCATATGTCCCAGACGCATATGCCAAAGGTTAGTTTTACTAGGTTCGTCATtagtaacagcagcaacagcggaaTCAGAACCAGGTAAAGTACACCCTCTAAGGACATATAACTTTGCAGAATTAAGATCACCTTTCAAGCAAACAAGAGTACCTTTTGATACCTTCAGAATGCCATCTGAACCGGAATATTTGTAACCTTCTGCATCAAGCGTGCTCAATGAGATAAGATTTCTGGACATCCCTGGTATATACCTGACGTTTTTCAGCGTGCGTGTCATGCCATCATCAGTCTTGATCTGAACTGATCCAATCCCCACAATGTCACACGGGTTATCATCTCCCATCCGCACAACATCCCCTTTCTGCACAGGCTTATACGAGCTAAACAAATTTCTGTTAgtgcaaatatgaaatgaacatgcggaatcgagaatccattcatcatgaccagcaaca
It includes:
- the LOC101777718 gene encoding tetraspanin-8, which translates into the protein MAARLSHGLLGALNVVTLLLSLPVLCAGVYFRMRAATECERALQLPVVAFGCALRGAASGRHGYREYRLGDYSGWLQAQVAAPETWRRVESCLSEARVCGVRPFDGAVGRDAMEFYKQHLSPIQSGCCKPPTRCGFRHVNATFWAAPKSGSSPSAAPAGDGDCRAWSNDVQVLCFECEACKAGVLETVKTKWKAVAIVNVALLVLLIVVYTLGCCALRGNGGSRYSKRCGADET